One window from the genome of Magnolia sinica isolate HGM2019 chromosome 4, MsV1, whole genome shotgun sequence encodes:
- the LOC131243079 gene encoding NADH dehydrogenase [ubiquinone] 1 beta subcomplex subunit 7 produces MEVEGSSKKMIATQEEMVEARVPLPYRDQCAHLLIPLNKCRSAELYLPWKCENERHIYEKCEYELVMERLLKMQKIREEEKIKQQQHQGIPLIPKTANA; encoded by the coding sequence atggaagtaGAAGGGTCTTCGAAGAAGATGATCGCGACCCAAGAAGAGATGGTCGAAGCCCGTGTTCCTCTGCCCTACAGAGATCAGTGCGCCCACCTCCTCATTCCTCTCAATAAGTGCCGTTCGGCCGAGTTATACCTCCCTTGGAAATGCGAGAACGAGCGCCACATCTACGAGAAGTGTGAGTATGAGCTCGTCATGGAGAGGCTCCTCAAGATGCAGAAGATCCgagaggaagagaagatcaagcagcagcagcatcaaGGAATCCCCTTGATCCCCAAGACCGCCAATGCTTGA